One stretch of Muribaculum intestinale DNA includes these proteins:
- a CDS encoding DUF4827 family protein translates to MKYLQNILKLLAVVIPAAITMSSCSHTKSYAELLNDETKYINAYLADQRVIGSVPADSVFLQGENAPYYRMDEDGTVYMRVIKDNPDGEKAKYNDLVYMRLTRYNLYSYANGTLPEGEGNNDNPLTQFNFRYQNMEITSSSQWGEGLQLPLDYLHYDCEVELVIRSQAGMTDEIASVIPYLYRVRYTKSKI, encoded by the coding sequence ATGAAATATCTGCAAAATATACTGAAGTTACTCGCAGTGGTGATTCCTGCTGCGATAACCATGAGTTCGTGCAGCCACACCAAAAGCTACGCCGAGCTACTGAATGACGAGACAAAATATATCAACGCCTATCTTGCCGACCAGAGAGTGATTGGCAGTGTACCCGCCGACAGCGTCTTCCTCCAGGGAGAAAATGCACCCTACTACCGAATGGACGAGGACGGCACGGTATACATGCGCGTAATCAAGGATAATCCCGACGGAGAGAAAGCAAAATACAACGACCTTGTATACATGCGTCTCACTCGCTACAACCTGTACAGCTACGCCAACGGAACTCTTCCGGAAGGAGAAGGCAACAACGACAACCCTCTCACCCAGTTCAATTTCCGTTACCAGAACATGGAGATTACATCTTCATCGCAATGGGGCGAAGGCCTGCAATTGCCACTCGATTATCTTCACTACGACTGTGAAGTAGAGCTTGTCATCCGCTCTCAGGCCGGTATGACCGACGAAATAGCATCGGTTATCCCCTACCTGTACCGCGTACGCTATACAAAGAGCAAGATATAA
- the tilS gene encoding tRNA lysidine(34) synthetase TilS: MKHPFEEKVYKAIERAGLIEPGATVIVALSGGADSVALLSSMTSLGYKCVAAHCDYHLRGEESERDRMHAESMARMHGAKYVEKHFDTSTYCVERGISLEMGCRDLRYNWFAELSVRHGGAMVAVGHHNDDNVETLFLNLLRGTGLTGLTGMKSRHGMIVRPLLDVTRKDVLDYLADKGLTYVTDSSNLLNDVKRNRLRNVILPAVRAYFPDAQTTLTRSIHNLTGNLALYTELIAHCSEGYRNKHGDIDISRLCREMTNAGMMLYEMLRGYGFNAVQCGDMISCIEESESRRFYSRGYVGVLYKGMLTVRARNQDVALSEESYIISPDDMATCPEGFSIERIPVDYVLYDRTGNTLFLDTDKVGGRKIVVRRWRLADRIAPYGMNGTKLVSDLFSDAHYSPSDKENAWIVTVGGQIVWAVGLRTSRHMTIGKSTVEAIKITFTPADARGEG, from the coding sequence ATGAAACATCCGTTTGAGGAAAAAGTATATAAAGCTATAGAGCGCGCCGGACTTATTGAGCCCGGCGCGACGGTGATTGTCGCTCTCAGCGGTGGCGCTGATTCAGTGGCACTTCTGTCGTCAATGACATCGCTCGGCTACAAGTGTGTGGCAGCACACTGCGACTATCATTTGCGTGGTGAAGAGTCGGAACGCGACCGTATGCATGCGGAATCTATGGCACGCATGCATGGCGCTAAGTATGTTGAGAAGCATTTTGATACGTCGACATATTGTGTGGAGCGCGGGATTTCGCTTGAGATGGGATGTCGCGACCTACGCTACAACTGGTTTGCCGAGCTTTCTGTCAGGCATGGCGGTGCCATGGTGGCGGTAGGTCATCATAATGACGACAATGTGGAGACTCTTTTCCTCAACTTGTTGCGTGGCACCGGGCTTACCGGCCTTACAGGAATGAAGTCTCGCCACGGAATGATTGTGCGTCCGCTGCTTGACGTTACTCGCAAAGATGTGCTTGATTATCTCGCCGACAAGGGGCTGACCTATGTCACGGACTCAAGCAATCTGCTCAATGATGTGAAACGCAACCGTCTACGCAATGTGATTCTCCCTGCCGTAAGGGCTTATTTCCCGGATGCGCAGACCACGCTGACGCGTTCGATACATAATCTTACCGGAAATCTGGCGCTCTATACGGAACTTATCGCGCATTGTTCAGAGGGCTATCGCAACAAGCATGGTGATATCGATATATCAAGGTTGTGCAGAGAGATGACTAATGCCGGGATGATGCTTTATGAGATGCTCCGTGGCTATGGATTCAATGCTGTGCAATGTGGCGATATGATTTCCTGTATTGAAGAGTCTGAAAGCCGGCGCTTTTATTCTCGCGGTTATGTCGGGGTGCTCTATAAGGGAATGCTGACAGTGAGAGCGAGGAATCAGGATGTAGCGCTGTCAGAGGAGAGTTACATCATTTCTCCGGATGATATGGCAACCTGTCCGGAGGGTTTTTCCATAGAGAGAATTCCGGTCGATTACGTGTTATACGACCGTACCGGCAATACACTTTTTCTTGACACTGACAAGGTCGGAGGCCGCAAGATTGTGGTGCGCAGGTGGAGGCTTGCCGACAGAATAGCGCCTTATGGCATGAACGGCACAAAACTGGTGAGCGATCTTTTCAGCGACGCCCATTACTCGCCTTCGGATAAGGAAAATGCCTGGATTGTAACAGTCGGAGGACAGATTGTATGGGCTGTGGGACTGCGAACATCACGGCATATGACCATTGGCAAGAGCACGGTCGAGGCTATAAAAATAACCTTCACTCCGGCGGATGCGAGGGGTGAAGGCTGA
- a CDS encoding prolyl-tRNA synthetase associated domain-containing protein translates to MEESMTDHSYQAPGITKYAGRPNDDTVRNESETAVYDYLDRLGIAYTTLCHPAAFTMEECEAVRKRLDAPVFKNLFLTNRQQTEYYLLMIPADKPFKTKYLSSQLGCARLSFASPEAMMEMLHIAPGAVSPMGLIHDTSSRVRLIIDSDLAAIDTYACHPCVNTASIALSLSDLLKKIIPATGHTYTWVTLPVEG, encoded by the coding sequence ATGGAAGAGTCCATGACCGACCACTCATACCAGGCGCCCGGCATAACAAAATATGCCGGGCGCCCCAATGATGACACAGTTCGTAATGAATCCGAGACCGCAGTCTATGATTATCTCGACCGCCTCGGCATAGCATATACTACATTGTGCCATCCGGCCGCATTTACTATGGAAGAATGCGAAGCTGTAAGAAAACGCCTTGACGCACCGGTATTCAAAAATCTGTTCCTCACCAACCGACAGCAGACCGAATACTACCTGCTTATGATTCCGGCAGACAAACCATTCAAGACCAAATATCTGTCGTCGCAACTCGGATGCGCGCGCCTGTCATTCGCATCCCCCGAGGCCATGATGGAGATGCTTCATATTGCACCAGGAGCCGTATCGCCAATGGGACTTATCCACGACACCTCCTCTCGCGTGCGTCTCATAATCGACAGCGACCTTGCAGCTATCGACACATATGCATGCCATCCGTGTGTCAACACAGCCTCTATAGCCCTGTCGCTCTCCGACCTGCTGAAAAAAATCATCCCCGCCACTGGACACACCTATACTTGGGTCACACTCCCCGTGGAAGGATAA
- a CDS encoding DUF4290 domain-containing protein, which translates to MLKYNTQQRRLILPEYGRNIQQMVEHCLSIEDRDERNACARSIIDCMLNLFPDIRQKEGYEQQLWDHLAIMSNFRLDIDYPFEVIQPDSLESRPQPVFYPRNGIGCRHYGHNLEAMIETASHMEPGEERDALISLLANHMKKMLLAINPEGVDDAKVFKDLANYSHGAIRLDPASYRLHQFKVVAPPAPSKKKKKKK; encoded by the coding sequence ATGCTCAAATACAACACCCAGCAGCGGCGACTGATTCTTCCGGAATATGGCCGCAACATACAACAGATGGTTGAGCACTGTCTCTCTATAGAAGACCGCGACGAGCGCAATGCCTGTGCCCGTTCGATAATCGACTGTATGCTCAATCTGTTCCCCGATATCCGCCAGAAAGAAGGATACGAGCAACAATTATGGGACCATCTGGCAATAATGTCAAACTTCCGGCTCGACATCGACTATCCGTTTGAGGTAATACAGCCCGACAGTCTGGAGTCGCGTCCGCAACCGGTGTTCTATCCACGCAACGGCATAGGCTGCCGACACTACGGTCATAATCTGGAAGCCATGATTGAGACTGCCTCGCATATGGAGCCGGGAGAGGAACGCGATGCACTGATAAGCCTCCTTGCCAACCATATGAAAAAGATGCTGCTGGCAATCAACCCCGAGGGTGTCGATGATGCCAAAGTATTCAAAGACCTCGCCAACTATAGCCACGGAGCCATACGCCTTGACCCGGCCAGCTATCGCCTGCACCAGTTTAAGGTCGTAGCACCTCCCGCACCGTCAAAAAAGAAGAAAAAGAAAAAATGA
- the glmM gene encoding phosphoglucosamine mutase, translating to MSLIKSISGIRGTIGGRPGEGLSPLDIVKFTAAYARFIKENTTRKTNVIVVGRDARLSGSMVSDLVTATLAGMGFDVVNIGLASTPTTEIAVVMEKACGGIILTASHNPMQWNALKLLNENGEFLNAEQGQKVLEYAADDDYTFATVENLGHVYKNDTYTRRHIEEVLNLKLVDTEAIRNADFTVAVDAVNSVGGVIIPQLLRALGVKNIIELNCEANGKFAHTPEPIPENLTQIADLMREGRADVGFVVDPDVDRLAIVMENGEMFVEEYTLVAVADYVLSHTPGATVSNLSSSRALRDVTVAHGCTYSAAAVGEVNVVAKMKETGAVIGGEGNGGVIYPEAHYGRDALVGVALFLTLLAKSGKKVSELKAGYPPYSIAKNKIELTPDINVDAILEAMKKKYASEKITDIDGVKIDFEDCWVHLRKSNTEPIIRIYAEASTMDKADALALDIKEVIAGLA from the coding sequence ATGTCACTTATTAAATCCATTTCCGGCATACGAGGCACAATCGGAGGCCGCCCGGGCGAAGGCTTGAGCCCGCTTGACATTGTAAAATTCACAGCCGCATATGCGCGCTTCATCAAAGAAAACACCACCCGTAAAACTAACGTAATCGTAGTAGGACGCGATGCCCGCCTCTCCGGCTCTATGGTATCTGACCTTGTCACCGCCACTCTGGCCGGCATGGGCTTCGACGTAGTAAATATCGGCCTTGCCTCCACACCGACAACCGAAATCGCGGTTGTTATGGAAAAGGCTTGCGGAGGTATAATACTCACCGCATCTCACAATCCGATGCAGTGGAACGCACTGAAGCTACTCAACGAAAACGGCGAATTCCTCAACGCCGAGCAGGGACAGAAAGTGCTTGAATACGCCGCCGATGACGACTACACATTTGCAACAGTCGAAAATCTCGGACACGTATATAAAAACGACACATATACACGCCGCCACATTGAGGAAGTGCTCAATCTCAAACTCGTGGATACCGAAGCCATCCGCAATGCCGACTTCACCGTAGCTGTCGACGCGGTAAACTCCGTCGGAGGTGTCATCATACCCCAATTGTTGCGTGCTCTTGGCGTAAAAAATATCATAGAACTCAACTGCGAGGCCAACGGAAAGTTTGCCCATACCCCTGAGCCAATCCCGGAAAACCTCACACAGATTGCCGACCTCATGCGCGAAGGCCGTGCCGATGTAGGATTCGTTGTCGACCCCGACGTCGACCGTCTGGCCATTGTAATGGAAAACGGCGAGATGTTTGTAGAAGAATACACCCTTGTGGCTGTAGCCGACTATGTATTGTCGCACACCCCCGGTGCTACCGTAAGCAACCTTAGCTCCTCACGCGCGCTGCGCGACGTTACAGTAGCACACGGTTGCACCTATTCGGCTGCCGCTGTAGGCGAAGTAAATGTTGTGGCAAAGATGAAAGAGACCGGAGCTGTCATCGGTGGAGAAGGCAACGGTGGTGTAATCTATCCCGAAGCCCACTACGGACGCGACGCCCTTGTAGGCGTAGCCCTGTTCCTTACCCTACTTGCTAAGAGCGGCAAGAAAGTAAGCGAGCTTAAAGCCGGATATCCCCCCTACTCCATAGCCAAGAACAAAATCGAACTTACTCCCGACATCAATGTCGACGCCATTCTTGAGGCTATGAAAAAGAAATACGCCTCCGAGAAGATAACCGACATCGACGGCGTAAAGATTGACTTCGAAGACTGCTGGGTTCACCTGCGCAAATCAAACACCGAGCCCATTATCCGCATATACGCCGAAGCCTCAACAATGGATAAAGCCGATGCTCTCGCGCTCGACATCAAGGAGGTTATCGCCGGCCTTGCATAA
- the murA gene encoding UDP-N-acetylglucosamine 1-carboxyvinyltransferase, translating to MSTFIVEGGHRMHGDITPQGAKNEALQIICATLLTPERVVIENVPDILDINNLISLLAEMGCKVERLSPHSYAIQADNVNIEYLSTPEYRRRAAALRGSVMLLGPLVARFGYAVLPKPGGDKIGRRRLDTHFIGIQRLGATLEYRSDIKSYEVKADGLNGCYMLLDEASVTGTANIVMAAVLAKGTTTIYNAACEPYIQQLCRMLSAMGAKIDGIGSNLLTIHGVDTLGGAHHKVLPDMIEVGSFIGMAAMTGSEIRLRNVAYDDLGIIPDSFSRLGIAIERQGDDILIPSHDSYEIETFMDGSIMTFADAPWPGLSPDLLSVFLVVATQARGSVLIHQKMFESRLFFVDKLIDMGAQIILCDPHRAAVIGSGRLNSLKATTMVSPDIRAGIAMLIAAMSAKGTSQIQNIDQIDRGYEGIDKRLNAIGAKIIRVTD from the coding sequence ATGAGCACATTCATAGTAGAAGGCGGCCATCGCATGCATGGCGATATCACCCCACAGGGTGCCAAAAACGAAGCATTGCAGATAATATGCGCCACGTTGCTCACTCCCGAGCGGGTGGTGATAGAAAATGTGCCCGATATTCTTGACATAAACAACCTAATATCTCTCCTGGCAGAGATGGGCTGCAAGGTCGAGCGCCTGTCGCCGCATTCCTATGCCATACAGGCCGATAATGTCAATATCGAATATCTTTCAACTCCGGAATACAGACGTCGCGCCGCCGCTCTGCGAGGATCGGTAATGTTGCTCGGCCCCCTTGTGGCCCGGTTCGGATATGCGGTGCTTCCAAAGCCCGGCGGTGACAAGATAGGCCGCCGACGCCTCGACACCCACTTCATCGGCATACAGAGACTCGGCGCCACCCTCGAATATCGAAGTGATATTAAATCCTATGAGGTAAAAGCCGACGGCCTCAACGGATGCTACATGCTCCTTGACGAAGCCTCCGTCACCGGCACTGCCAACATAGTGATGGCGGCAGTGCTTGCCAAAGGCACCACCACCATCTATAATGCGGCCTGCGAACCATATATCCAGCAGTTGTGCCGTATGCTCTCTGCCATGGGGGCAAAAATCGATGGTATAGGCTCAAACCTTCTGACAATCCACGGAGTCGACACTCTCGGAGGAGCACACCACAAAGTGCTTCCCGACATGATTGAAGTCGGAAGTTTCATAGGAATGGCAGCGATGACCGGGAGCGAGATACGTCTGCGCAACGTTGCCTACGACGACCTTGGGATTATTCCCGACAGCTTCAGTCGGCTCGGCATAGCAATAGAGCGTCAAGGAGATGACATATTGATTCCATCACATGATTCCTATGAAATAGAAACATTCATGGACGGGTCAATCATGACATTTGCCGATGCCCCTTGGCCGGGACTGTCGCCCGACCTTCTTAGCGTATTTCTCGTGGTAGCCACACAGGCACGAGGCAGTGTGCTTATACATCAGAAAATGTTTGAGAGCCGACTGTTCTTCGTCGATAAACTGATTGACATGGGCGCACAGATAATACTCTGCGACCCACACCGCGCTGCAGTAATCGGCTCCGGACGGCTCAACTCGCTAAAAGCCACCACAATGGTATCGCCCGACATACGCGCAGGAATAGCTATGCTGATAGCAGCCATGAGCGCAAAGGGCACAAGCCAGATTCAGAATATCGATCAGATTGACCGTGGATATGAAGGCATCGACAAGCGCCTGAATGCCATCGGCGCAAAAATCATACGTGTGACCGACTGA
- the rimM gene encoding ribosome maturation factor RimM (Essential for efficient processing of 16S rRNA), protein MITLDRLTPIGRLGKPHGINGEINAYLDVDIDIDSLKRIILMIDGIYVPFFIASMRQKRSDTFIMALDDINNEREAAELTNHPLYVLTSDNVIAEDDIDEDDRGLYASDLIGFTVIDDATRQTVGEITDINDSTENVLFVVATPSSATVYLPVADEFITEIDTDRRILRMNLPEGILDL, encoded by the coding sequence ATGATTACACTTGACCGGCTAACACCAATCGGGCGTCTTGGAAAACCTCACGGCATCAACGGCGAAATCAACGCATATCTCGATGTCGACATAGATATAGACTCCCTGAAGCGAATCATACTGATGATTGACGGAATATATGTGCCGTTTTTCATCGCATCCATGCGCCAGAAGCGGTCAGACACATTTATAATGGCGCTTGACGACATAAACAACGAGCGAGAGGCGGCCGAGCTTACCAACCATCCATTGTATGTGCTTACCTCCGACAATGTCATTGCAGAAGATGATATTGACGAAGACGACCGGGGCCTTTACGCTTCCGACCTTATCGGATTCACGGTAATTGACGACGCCACCCGACAGACTGTCGGAGAAATAACCGACATCAACGACAGCACCGAAAACGTGCTGTTCGTCGTAGCCACCCCATCGTCAGCCACAGTCTATCTCCCTGTTGCCGATGAATTCATAACGGAAATAGACACCGACCGGCGTATCCTCAGAATGAATCTCCCCGAAGGCATACTCGACCTTTGA
- a CDS encoding DHH family phosphoesterase encodes MLKSVINEDNVKAVRKLLEESERIVITCHKSPDGDAIGSAFGLAHTLANIGKEAKVVTPDRPPRNLRFLPGVKEVVPYTVYPDFAHQLLQDADLVFCLDFNALYRVDRMRDELAASPAKKVMIDHHEGPEPFTHVTISHPEQSSTSVLVFRLLCRLELFDRIDRKAATCIYTGMMTDTGNFTYNSNDPDLYIIIAELLRKGINKDELYKKVMNTRSTSTLKLHAYAVAERMQIFPELHTSLIVLTKDELKRFDYHPGDDEGLVNAPLGIEDMVYSVYLREDKDQIKVSTRSIGNFRADLLCSKYYHGGGHINAAGGELKCSLEEAIEIFRSTFPDIEKYLHQ; translated from the coding sequence ATGTTAAAATCCGTCATCAACGAGGACAACGTAAAAGCTGTGCGCAAACTGCTTGAGGAGAGCGAGCGCATCGTCATCACATGTCATAAATCGCCCGACGGCGACGCCATAGGCTCGGCATTCGGTCTGGCGCACACTTTGGCCAACATCGGCAAAGAAGCAAAAGTGGTCACTCCCGACCGACCGCCACGCAACCTGAGGTTTCTTCCCGGGGTAAAAGAAGTGGTACCCTACACCGTGTACCCCGATTTCGCACATCAACTCCTGCAGGATGCCGATTTGGTGTTCTGTCTCGACTTCAACGCACTTTACCGCGTAGACCGCATGCGCGACGAATTGGCGGCATCACCTGCTAAGAAAGTGATGATTGACCATCACGAAGGTCCGGAACCATTCACACATGTGACCATATCCCACCCCGAGCAGTCATCTACATCAGTGCTTGTATTCCGACTGCTATGCCGGCTGGAGCTTTTCGACCGCATCGACCGCAAAGCCGCCACATGCATCTATACAGGCATGATGACCGACACCGGCAACTTCACATACAACTCCAACGACCCCGATTTATATATAATAATTGCCGAACTCCTGCGTAAAGGCATCAATAAGGACGAGCTGTACAAAAAGGTAATGAACACCCGCAGCACATCCACACTCAAACTTCACGCCTATGCTGTCGCCGAACGCATGCAGATATTCCCGGAGTTGCATACCTCGCTCATCGTGCTTACCAAAGATGAGCTGAAAAGATTCGATTATCATCCCGGTGACGACGAAGGCCTTGTCAACGCGCCGCTCGGCATAGAAGATATGGTATACTCTGTATATCTGCGAGAGGATAAAGACCAGATAAAAGTATCGACACGCAGTATAGGCAATTTCCGAGCCGACTTGCTATGCTCGAAATACTACCACGGAGGCGGACATATCAATGCTGCCGGAGGTGAGCTTAAATGTTCGTTGGAGGAAGCCATCGAGATATTCCGCTCAACCTTCCCCGACATAGAAAAGTATCTTCACCAGTAA